From the genome of Nicotiana sylvestris chromosome 2, ASM39365v2, whole genome shotgun sequence, one region includes:
- the LOC104240881 gene encoding 3-ketoacyl-CoA synthase 12-like produces MDFNSILLYSLPIFCLFFTIWKIIDQKRHQHCYILDYQCYKPTDDRMLSTRFCGEVIRRNKNLGLNEYKFLLKAIVSSGIGEQTYAPRMVFYGREECPTYDDGISEMEEFFHDSIDKILKRTKILPSEIDVLVVNISMLATMPSLSARIINHYNMREDIKVYNLTGMGCSASPISINIVQNIFKIQKNKLALVVTSESLSPNWYSGNDRSMILSNCLFRSGGCAILLTNKLSLKNKTMFKLKCLVRTHHGAKDESYNCCIQKEDDQGRIGFHLDKTLPKAATRAFVDNLKEIAPKILPIRELLRFAIISTLRKFNQKYKGKFGPRPVINFKTGVDHFCLHTGGKAVIDGIGANLNLSEYDLEPARMTLHRFGNTSASSLWYVLGYMEAKKRLKKGDNVFMISFGAGFKCNSCLWEVVRDLGDGNVWEDCIDNYPPKTLANPFLEKFGWIQNEDPSTFYVPDDYVIP; encoded by the coding sequence ATGGATTTTAATTCCATTTTGTTGTATAGCCTCCCAATCTTTTGTTTATTCTTCACGATATGGAAGATTATAGATCAAAAGAGGCACCAACATTGCTACATTTTGGACTACCAATGCTACAAACCAACCGATGATCGAATGCTTAGCACAAGATTTTGTGGAGAAGTGATTAGGAGAAACAAGAATCTTGGCCTAAATGAGTACAAGTTTCTTCTAAAAGCCATTGTGAGCTCTGGCATAGGCGAACAAACATATGCACCAAGAATGGTCTTTTATGGTCGTGAAGAGTGTCCTACTTATGATGATGGAATTTCAGAAATGGAAGAATTCTTCCATGATAGTATTGACAAGATTTTGAAGAGGACAAAAATTCTCCCTTCAGAAATTGATGTATTAGTAGTGAATATCTCAATGCTTGCAACTATGCCTTCGTTATCTGCTCGAATTATCAATCACTACAATATGAGGGAAGATATCAAGGTATATAATCTCACTGGAATGGGGTGTAGTGCAAGCCCTATATCGATAAATATCGTACAAAACATTTTCAAGATTCAAAAGAATAAACTTGCCCTAGTGGTGACATCTGAATCTTTAAGTCCAAATTGGTATTCTGGAAATGATAGATCTATGATTCTTTCTAATTGTTTGTTTAGGTCAGGAGGGTGTGCAATACTTTTGACAAATAAATTGTCTTTAAAAAACAAAACCATGTTCAAGTTAAAATGCCTAGTTAGGACACACCATGGTGCAAAAGATGAATCTTATAATTGTTGCATACAAAAGGAGGATGATCAAGGTAGGATAGGGTTTCATCTTGATAAAactctccccaaagctgcaacaAGGGCTTTTGTTGATAATTTGAAAGAAATTGCCCCAAAAATACTTCCAATTCGAGAGCTTCTTCGATTTGCAATTATCTCTACTCTGAGGAAATTCAACCAGAAGTACAAGGGTAAATTTGGACCTCGTCCCGTTATCAATTTCAAGACAGGTGTGGATCATTTTTGCCTTCATACTGGAGGAAAAGCAGTGATTGATGGAATAGGTGCAAATTTGAATCTAAGTGAATATGATTTGGAGCCAGCAAGAATGACATTGCATAGATTTGGTAACACTTCTGCTAGTAGTCTTTGGTATGTTCTTGGTTATATGGAGGCTAAAAAAAGGTTAAAGAAAGGTGACAATGTTTTTATGATTAGTTTTGGAGCAGGTTTTAAATGCAATAGTTGTTTGTGGGAAGTTGTTAGAGATTTGGGTGATGGAAATGTGTGGGAAGATTGCATTGATAATTATCCACCAAAAACTCTAGCAAATCCTTTCTTGGAAAAATTTGGGTGGATTCAGAATGAAGATCCTAGTACCTTTTATGTTCCAGATGACTATGTCATCCCTTGA